A segment of the Hartmannibacter diazotrophicus genome:
TGGTGCGACGATCTGGCCGCCGTGGCGGACCATGCCGACGTGACGCTGCAATCCGGCAGCGCCGCACCTTTTGCCGTGGCGGCGTTTGTTTCGGCGGTTCTTGCCACGCGGTCGGACGAGGAACCGCTCGCCTGGGCGCTTGCTGACGCGCTGATCGCGATCCGGCTGAACTGGGAGCAGCCCGTGCCATTGCTGATGGCGGAGCGCTATGGTCCGGCGTTCCGAACACCGGAGCGCAGGGGGCGGGGGCGTCCCGGCGACCCGGAGTTTGGACGGTCGGTCTGTCTGGCGATCGTCCACGGAACGGATCGCGCACTCCGGTCAGCCCGCGCGATGGCCCGCGGCGCAGATTTGCTTTTGACGGTCGCGCCGAAAGTGCGCACCAAGGGGGCGGACGTCGTGATCAAAGCGCTGCTAGACGGGGGCAGAACAAGATTTGCCTAAAATCCTGCGCTAAGCTCGAACGGATTGTGAACATCATGCAGCCCGGAG
Coding sequences within it:
- a CDS encoding DUF1403 family protein, which codes for MDSRAPAPILTSAEPALLPGWLLPRGKNLSHTDAAFAAGIALKSLDDLVRSDPAWAGCWRSRQALACAVGAARFLGRREDEAAIRDAVLLTAPGDDPGPAGNAFWAFKKLGTRKPAVSTRVVKELADLLNVWWCDDLAAVADHADVTLQSGSAAPFAVAAFVSAVLATRSDEEPLAWALADALIAIRLNWEQPVPLLMAERYGPAFRTPERRGRGRPGDPEFGRSVCLAIVHGTDRALRSARAMARGADLLLTVAPKVRTKGADVVIKALLDGGRTRFA